From Trichoderma atroviride chromosome 1, complete sequence, one genomic window encodes:
- a CDS encoding uncharacterized protein (TransMembrane:1 (o252-273i)), which yields MLLSTEKAKGRSSALCEPRTDARFSSKGGLGKYKADRDEIQCRRLARAGSSRWGQRGSQSVGYYYTSRYLWLERRHGIGRHRPRKTVGVDDALSQGRECLPDSKAFPVFSLLSRRLHLPGKLNPGHNTFIPRALGSAQIIPATLCSMCEKQRQLPIYLVVEHCSQSPACLWAPKGNSRFILLRTKLLLSAHPTELSIPMSALQKGKFKLVLLCLRHTRYLVGYQSMRCTDEEYLAREPCSANDRLGYKRCTVLLLLLYSTIPGTVGTMCYNLLHWHVPMHGRIAVIQGE from the coding sequence atgcTACTCTCGACTGAGAAGGCAAAAGGTAGATCGAGCGCCCTTTGCGAACCACGGACAGACGCAAGATTCTCCTCTAAAGGCGGCCTTGGAAAGTATAAAGCGGACCGAGACGAGATCCAATGCCGCCGGCTTGCTCGGGCCGGATCGAGTCGATGGGGGCAACGAGGCTCACAATCAGTCGGTTACTACTATACTAGTAGGTATCTATGGCTTGAGAGACGTCACGGCATCGGACGTCACAGACCCAGAAAGACGGTGGGGGTAGATGATGCGCTGTCTCAAGGGAGAGAATGCCTGCCTGACTCAAAAGCGTTTCCtgtcttttccctcctctctcggcgtctccatctcccaggCAAGCTGAATCCGGGACACAATACCTTTATTCCGAGAGCCCTGGGAAGTGCCCAGATAATACCTGCTACTCTTTGCAGTATGTGTGAAAAGCAACGACAACTTCCCATCTACCTAGTAGTGGAGCATTGCTCGCAAAGTCCAGCATGCCTTTGGGCCCCCAAAGGAAATTCACGATTCATACTATTACGCACCAAGTTGTTGTTATCGGCACACCCCACCGAGCTGAGCATACCGATGTCTGCTTTGCAAAAGGGCAAATTTAAACTCGTGTTGTTATGTTTACGCCATACCAGGTACCTCGTCGGCTATCAGTCAATGAGATGCACTGACGAGGAATACCTAGCTCGCGAACCGTGCTCGGCAAATGACCGCCTCGGATACAAGCGTTGTACTGTACTGTTactgctactgtacagtactaTACCAGGTACTGTAGGTACTATGTGTTACAACCTGCTGCATTGGCATGTGCCAATGCATGGTAGAATCGCAGTCATACAAGGGGAGTAA
- a CDS encoding uncharacterized protein (TransMembrane:1 (o6-27i)): protein MASFSFSFSSFFVIFFLLAIFHVYTSFPLRGLWDKLHTVPQLRPPFFCTRSSQEFSAPTQHLSWRDNGSSSNLGLRPCVQPSANATLAQSEKDSLQLYCVQHTKYTVPNSRMKGH, encoded by the coding sequence ATGgcgtccttttccttctccttctcttcctttttcgtcattttttttctgcttgcAATTTTTCATGTCTATACTTCCTTCCCTCTGCGTGGACTTTGGGACAAACTCCATACTGTGCCTCAACTCCGGCCCCCCTTTTTCTGTACTCGCTCATCCCAGGAGTTCTCGGCACCAACTCAACACCTCAGCTGGCGAGACAATGGCTCATCGTCTAATCTCGGATTACGGCCTTGCGTGCAGCCCAGTGCTAACGCAACGCTTGCACAATCCGAGAAAGACTCTCTTCAACTGTACTGCGTTCAGCACACAAAATATACTGTACCAAATTCGAGAATGAAAGGCCACTAG